In the Kaistella sp. 97-N-M2 genome, one interval contains:
- a CDS encoding TatD family hydrolase gives MIDTHTHLYSEEFDNDRTEMIERALNKGISRFYLPAINSETHDKMLALETEYPAQIFSMMGLHPCYVKPETWQAELKLVEKHLNERPFPAIGEIGIDLYWDKTTLDIQVKAFEQQIDWALEKDLPIVIHTRESFDETFEVLERKKHPKLRGIFHCFSGNLEQAKRALDLNFMLGIGGVVTFKNGKIDQFLHEIPLDNIVLETDSPYLAPVPHRGKRNESSYLDLVVGKLVNIYGKDFSEIDRITTENANRLFSWK, from the coding sequence ATGATCGACACGCACACGCATCTGTATTCCGAAGAATTCGATAACGACCGCACAGAAATGATCGAAAGAGCTTTAAATAAAGGCATATCCAGGTTTTATCTTCCCGCGATCAATTCCGAAACGCACGACAAAATGCTCGCTTTGGAAACCGAATATCCTGCGCAGATTTTTTCCATGATGGGACTTCATCCGTGTTATGTAAAGCCCGAAACCTGGCAAGCAGAGCTTAAGTTGGTGGAAAAACATTTAAATGAAAGGCCGTTTCCCGCGATTGGAGAAATCGGTATCGACCTGTATTGGGACAAAACAACTTTGGATATTCAGGTAAAAGCCTTTGAGCAACAAATCGACTGGGCCCTCGAGAAAGATCTGCCCATCGTCATTCACACGCGCGAAAGTTTCGACGAAACTTTTGAAGTTTTGGAACGGAAAAAACATCCCAAACTGCGCGGGATTTTCCACTGCTTTTCCGGGAATCTGGAGCAGGCGAAACGCGCGCTTGATCTTAACTTTATGCTGGGCATCGGCGGAGTTGTCACCTTTAAAAATGGAAAGATCGATCAGTTTTTACACGAAATTCCTTTAGACAACATCGTTTTGGAAACCGATTCGCCATATCTTGCACCCGTTCCGCACCGCGGAAAAAGAAACGAAAGTTCTTATCTTGATCTCGTTGTGGGCAAACTCGTTAATATTTACGGCAAAGATTTTTCGGAAATCGACCGGATCACGACCGAAAATGCCAACCGCTTATTTTCTTGGAAGTGA
- a CDS encoding nucleotide sugar dehydrogenase: protein MQHKITVLGLGYVGLPLARLFATKFPTVGFDINQTRIQELNSGHDDTLEVSDELLSSALVEHNPAKGDKGLFCSYDLKDIEDSNIYIITVPTPVDKNNRPVLTPLIKASETVGKVLKKGDIVVYESTVYPGATEEDCIPVVEKISGLKFNVDFFAGYSPERINPGDKEHTVEKILKVTSGSTPEIGEIVNDIYKAVITAGTHLAPCIKVAEAAKVIENSQRDINIAFVNELAKIFNLMDINTHDVLEAAGTKWNFLPFKPGLVGGHCIGVDPYYLAQKAQEYGYHPEIILAGRRLNDSMGQYVAAQVIKTMIKKDISVNKAKILMLGITFKENCPDVRNTKIVDVIAALEDYGTKVTTYDPWANTAEVKHEYGIHSTSEIPTEKFDAIVLGVAHKEFLNINLEELKKDTAVVYDVKGILEKCDAKL from the coding sequence ATGCAACACAAAATTACCGTTCTCGGTTTAGGTTATGTAGGCTTACCTTTGGCGAGACTATTCGCTACGAAATTTCCCACCGTCGGCTTTGATATCAATCAGACGCGAATTCAAGAACTTAATAGCGGACACGATGACACGTTGGAAGTTTCCGACGAACTTTTGAGCTCAGCTCTTGTTGAGCATAATCCGGCAAAAGGTGACAAAGGACTTTTTTGTTCTTACGACTTAAAAGATATTGAGGATTCCAATATTTATATTATCACAGTTCCAACGCCCGTAGATAAAAATAACCGACCGGTTTTAACTCCGCTCATTAAAGCGAGCGAAACGGTTGGAAAAGTGTTGAAGAAAGGAGATATCGTGGTTTATGAATCCACGGTTTACCCCGGTGCTACGGAAGAAGACTGTATTCCTGTTGTTGAAAAAATATCCGGCCTGAAATTCAATGTTGATTTCTTTGCAGGTTATTCTCCGGAAAGAATTAATCCCGGGGACAAAGAGCATACCGTCGAAAAAATTCTGAAAGTAACATCCGGTTCTACGCCGGAGATCGGTGAGATCGTGAATGATATTTATAAAGCTGTTATTACGGCAGGTACGCATTTGGCACCGTGTATTAAAGTGGCTGAAGCTGCAAAAGTGATTGAAAATTCCCAGCGCGATATCAATATCGCCTTTGTGAATGAACTCGCAAAGATTTTTAATCTAATGGATATTAACACGCACGACGTTCTGGAAGCTGCCGGTACGAAATGGAATTTCCTTCCCTTCAAACCAGGCTTGGTGGGCGGACATTGTATCGGCGTCGATCCGTATTATCTCGCGCAGAAAGCCCAGGAATATGGTTACCATCCGGAAATTATTTTGGCAGGAAGAAGACTGAACGATTCTATGGGACAGTATGTTGCAGCACAGGTGATTAAGACAATGATCAAAAAAGATATTTCGGTTAATAAAGCGAAAATACTGATGTTAGGGATTACCTTTAAAGAGAACTGTCCGGACGTTCGAAATACGAAGATTGTAGATGTGATCGCGGCTTTGGAAGATTATGGAACTAAGGTAACAACTTATGATCCCTGGGCAAACACGGCAGAAGTGAAACATGAATATGGAATACATAGCACTTCAGAAATTCCAACCGAAAAATTTGATGCAATTGTTTTAGGAGTTGCACATAAGGAGTTCTTAAATATTAATCTAGAAGAACTTAAAAAAGATACCGCTGTTGTTTATGATGTAAAAGGTATCTTAGAAAAGTGTGATGCGAAATTGTAG
- a CDS encoding GSCFA domain-containing protein, with translation MKFRTEVEIQNSDLKIDREDHVFSLGSCFSTEMSDLLKTGQIQVQNNPFGTLFNPFSLNKALKRLHNAAYYEEDDLISYAGEVISLDHHSSFNSRFLHQTLDKINANIESGNQFLQKTNWVLITYGTSFIYEFLPKKKLVSNCHKIPGKFFQKRLLTPLELTDSIYETVSTLKDICKENVQILFTVSPVRHTKDGIIENTLSKSRLINALHEIIPQFENCRYLPAYEILMDDLRDYRFYKDDLIHPNKQAVNYIWEKFGRAYFSPETLDFIEENFKIAKSLEHKTSDEKNPKYEEFLENLKRRIAAQQSKVKHKIF, from the coding sequence ATGAAATTTCGCACAGAAGTTGAGATTCAAAATTCCGACCTAAAAATCGACCGTGAAGACCACGTTTTTTCCCTCGGTTCCTGCTTTTCCACGGAAATGTCGGATCTGCTGAAAACCGGCCAGATTCAGGTTCAGAACAATCCTTTCGGCACACTTTTCAATCCGTTTTCTCTCAACAAGGCCCTTAAAAGACTGCACAATGCGGCGTATTACGAAGAAGACGATTTAATAAGTTACGCAGGCGAGGTGATTTCTCTGGATCATCATTCCTCCTTCAACTCGCGGTTTTTGCATCAGACTTTAGATAAAATCAATGCCAACATCGAAAGCGGAAATCAGTTTCTGCAAAAGACCAATTGGGTTTTGATCACTTACGGCACGTCCTTTATTTATGAATTTTTGCCGAAGAAAAAACTCGTTTCCAACTGTCATAAAATTCCCGGAAAATTTTTCCAAAAAAGACTGCTCACGCCTCTGGAACTCACCGATTCGATTTACGAAACCGTTTCTACTTTGAAAGATATCTGCAAAGAGAATGTTCAGATTTTATTCACCGTTTCGCCCGTTCGCCACACCAAAGACGGCATCATCGAAAACACGCTGAGCAAATCCCGCCTCATCAACGCGCTGCACGAAATTATTCCGCAGTTCGAAAACTGCCGCTATCTGCCTGCGTACGAGATTTTGATGGATGATCTGCGCGACTATCGTTTTTACAAAGACGATCTCATTCATCCGAACAAACAGGCCGTCAACTATATTTGGGAGAAATTCGGCCGCGCCTATTTTTCGCCGGAAACCCTGGATTTTATCGAAGAAAACTTTAAAATTGCAAAATCCCTGGAGCACAAAACGTCCGATGAAAAGAACCCGAAGTACGAAGAATTTCTGGAAAACTTAAAAAGGCGCATTGCGGCACAGCAGTCGAAGGTGAAACATAAAATATTTTAG
- a CDS encoding sodium:proton antiporter, with protein sequence MPSYYYIIILISLAAFFAYINQRFIKLPFVIGLFFLSSLFSLFALGIKSTYSLPFDQIRDLVINTDISKSVLNIFLGFLLFAGSMHTNWFTLKKYLKDISVLALGGVIFSTIFVAVAFYYVSHWLGLEVPFLYCLIFGALISPTDPIAVLSILKAAKVPEKIEVTLVGESLFNDGVGVVIFIALTQMLSAGVVEFDFPHFGFLFLQEAGGGITFGLVLGYILHYLLKTIDHYETEVLLTLAFVMLGYFISAQIHISGALAMVIMGLMVGNFRKVEAMSTNTEEYVAKFWELLEIILNALLFLMIALVLVVLDFNLKYMILGVLTIVILMASRYFTVNIPRKLSLTILKIEKAESRIIIFGGLRGGLSLALVMALPASETKDILMIVTYICVAFSILIQGTTIGGLSKRLLKK encoded by the coding sequence ATGCCCTCTTATTACTATATTATCATTTTAATATCTCTGGCCGCATTTTTTGCGTACATCAATCAGCGGTTCATCAAACTGCCTTTTGTTATCGGCTTATTTTTCCTGTCTTCCTTATTTTCGCTCTTCGCGCTGGGCATAAAATCGACTTACAGCCTGCCTTTTGACCAAATCCGGGACTTGGTCATCAATACCGACATCAGCAAGTCGGTGCTTAATATTTTCCTTGGATTTTTACTTTTCGCCGGATCCATGCATACGAACTGGTTTACACTGAAGAAATATTTGAAAGACATTTCTGTTCTGGCCTTGGGCGGCGTTATTTTTTCGACGATTTTTGTCGCCGTTGCATTTTATTATGTGTCGCACTGGTTGGGTTTGGAAGTGCCGTTTTTATACTGTCTCATCTTTGGAGCGCTCATTTCGCCGACAGATCCGATTGCAGTATTAAGCATTTTAAAAGCCGCCAAAGTGCCGGAAAAGATCGAAGTAACGTTAGTTGGCGAATCTCTTTTTAATGATGGCGTGGGTGTTGTAATTTTTATTGCGCTTACACAAATGCTTTCTGCAGGTGTTGTTGAATTTGATTTCCCCCACTTTGGTTTCCTCTTTCTACAGGAAGCCGGCGGCGGAATTACGTTCGGTTTGGTTTTAGGTTATATTTTACATTATCTCCTGAAAACGATCGATCATTATGAAACCGAAGTTCTGCTAACCCTTGCTTTTGTGATGCTGGGCTATTTTATTTCCGCGCAGATTCATATTTCCGGGGCTTTAGCTATGGTTATTATGGGTTTAATGGTGGGCAATTTCCGCAAAGTGGAAGCCATGAGTACGAACACGGAAGAATACGTGGCAAAATTTTGGGAACTGCTCGAGATCATTCTCAATGCATTATTATTTTTGATGATTGCTTTGGTGCTTGTGGTGCTGGATTTCAATTTAAAATACATGATTCTCGGCGTTCTGACGATTGTAATTTTGATGGCTTCGCGTTATTTTACGGTGAATATTCCGCGGAAACTGTCGTTAACCATTTTAAAAATTGAAAAAGCCGAATCCCGAATCATTATTTTCGGCGGACTTCGCGGCGGACTTTCCCTCGCGCTCGTAATGGCGCTACCCGCCTCTGAAACAAAGGATATTTTAATGATTGTGACGTATATTTGTGTGGCTTTCAGCATCTTAATTCAGGGGACCACCATTGGCGGACTTTCGAAAAGACTTTTGAAAAAGTAA
- a CDS encoding polyprenyl synthetase family protein, with translation MQFLDEYQEIVANAIEKYRFKDKPAELYDPMNYIISHGGKRLRPIMVLMASDMFGGDQKKAIKPALAIEFFHNFTLIHDDIMDEAPLRRNKPTIHTLHGINVGILSGDALLIKAYKFFEDLEPELFKACVRVFTHTGLLLCEGQQYDINFETLENVTYDDYIRMITYKTGVLSASSFEIGALIAGAPFKDAKAIFNFGKHIGIAFQIMDDYLDVFGNQEQFGKKHAGDIYENKKTVLYLLARKHASDEERKELDYWYSKKTDNVDKIYSVEKIFRLTKVDEKALHLIQKHNEIAQDYLRKINVPDEKKKPFIELANYLLRRES, from the coding sequence ATGCAGTTTTTAGACGAATATCAGGAGATCGTTGCCAATGCAATCGAAAAATACAGGTTCAAAGATAAGCCCGCAGAGCTTTACGACCCCATGAACTACATTATTTCCCACGGTGGCAAAAGACTTCGGCCCATCATGGTCCTAATGGCCAGCGATATGTTCGGCGGTGACCAGAAAAAAGCCATCAAACCTGCTTTAGCCATAGAATTTTTTCACAATTTTACGCTGATTCATGATGATATTATGGACGAGGCGCCGTTGCGGCGTAACAAACCGACGATCCATACTTTACACGGAATTAATGTCGGAATTCTTTCCGGCGATGCGCTGCTCATCAAGGCTTATAAATTTTTCGAGGATCTGGAGCCGGAACTTTTCAAAGCCTGCGTCCGCGTTTTTACGCATACCGGACTTTTACTTTGCGAAGGCCAGCAGTACGATATCAATTTCGAAACACTGGAAAACGTTACATACGATGATTATATCCGCATGATCACGTACAAGACCGGTGTGCTGAGCGCTTCCTCCTTCGAGATCGGCGCACTGATCGCCGGTGCGCCGTTTAAAGATGCCAAAGCCATTTTTAATTTTGGAAAACACATCGGTATCGCCTTCCAGATTATGGATGATTATCTGGACGTTTTCGGAAATCAGGAACAGTTCGGGAAAAAACATGCCGGTGATATTTACGAAAACAAAAAAACCGTCCTTTATCTTTTGGCGCGCAAACACGCCTCCGACGAAGAGCGAAAAGAACTCGATTACTGGTATTCCAAAAAAACCGACAATGTCGATAAGATTTACAGCGTCGAAAAGATTTTCCGCCTGACCAAAGTCGACGAAAAAGCGCTGCATCTCATTCAAAAACACAACGAGATCGCGCAGGATTACCTCAGAAAAATAAATGTTCCGGACGAAAAGAAAAAGCCATTTATCGAACTGGCAAACTATCTTTTACGCCGGGAAAGCTAA
- a CDS encoding DEAD/DEAH box helicase, which yields MLFTDLKLIKPILDALITEGYTQPTPIQEKAIPNILQGRDLLGTAQTGTGKTAAFAIPILQNLAEKNSRNNNIKVLVLTPTRELAIQIEESFNAYGRNLNLRNLVVFGGVKQAAQEKALRRGVDILVATPGRLLDFISQRIVSLQNLEVFVLDEADRMLDMGFVHDVKKIIKLLPPKRQTLFFSATFPDEISKLANSMLTNPVKVEVAPVSATADTINQKVYFVDKDDKLDLLTHILQNDIKESVLVFSRTKHGADKIARKLQSHKISAEAIHGNKSQNQRQNALSNFKSGKTRILVATDIAARGIDIDELKYVLNFELSDVSETYVHRIGRTGRAGSEGSSISFVDGLDLVNLKSTEKLIGKKIPVERDHPYHTDNLVVQKRDSNNKSFTPRPRQQGKENVGSKKPNNKSNFSRHK from the coding sequence TTGTTATTTACAGACTTAAAATTAATTAAGCCCATCCTCGATGCGCTTATAACAGAAGGTTACACGCAACCAACACCCATTCAGGAAAAAGCAATCCCAAACATTTTACAGGGCCGGGATCTCCTCGGAACGGCACAAACCGGCACCGGAAAAACTGCTGCATTTGCGATTCCTATCCTCCAAAATTTAGCAGAAAAGAACTCCAGAAACAATAACATCAAGGTCTTGGTTTTAACGCCAACCCGCGAATTAGCCATTCAGATCGAAGAAAGTTTCAACGCGTACGGCAGAAACCTGAACCTTCGAAACCTCGTCGTGTTTGGTGGCGTAAAACAGGCTGCACAGGAAAAAGCCTTGAGAAGAGGCGTTGATATTTTAGTGGCAACACCCGGAAGACTCCTCGATTTTATTTCGCAGCGAATCGTTTCGCTTCAAAACCTCGAAGTTTTTGTGTTGGACGAAGCCGACAGAATGCTCGATATGGGTTTTGTGCACGATGTGAAAAAGATCATCAAATTATTGCCGCCGAAAAGACAAACCCTTTTCTTTTCTGCCACGTTCCCGGACGAGATCAGCAAGCTGGCAAACTCGATGCTTACAAATCCCGTAAAGGTTGAAGTAGCGCCCGTTTCGGCCACTGCCGACACCATTAACCAAAAAGTATATTTCGTCGATAAAGACGACAAGTTAGATCTGTTGACGCATATTTTACAAAACGACATCAAGGAATCCGTTCTGGTTTTTTCCCGGACAAAACATGGTGCCGACAAAATTGCAAGAAAACTGCAGAGTCATAAAATTTCTGCGGAAGCCATCCACGGAAATAAATCTCAGAACCAAAGACAGAACGCTCTAAGCAACTTTAAATCGGGGAAAACGCGAATTTTAGTTGCTACCGATATTGCCGCAAGAGGAATCGATATCGACGAGTTAAAATACGTTTTAAATTTTGAATTGTCCGATGTTTCTGAAACCTACGTGCACCGGATTGGAAGAACCGGAAGAGCCGGCTCCGAAGGAAGTTCCATTTCTTTTGTTGATGGTTTAGATCTTGTGAATTTAAAAAGCACAGAAAAACTCATCGGCAAGAAAATTCCGGTAGAACGCGATCATCCTTACCACACCGATAATCTGGTGGTGCAAAAAAGAGATTCGAATAACAAATCTTTTACACCACGCCCGAGACAGCAAGGCAAAGAAAACGTGGGCAGTAAAAAACCCAATAACAAAAGCAATTTTTCACGACATAAATAG
- a CDS encoding polysaccharide biosynthesis/export family protein: MENQNHSAEAEVKQAIFEGTHLQTGDLLDIKVAAFDDNAVRPFNLATMTQAGNSAEVVQSQSTQSGPVGYLVSNEGYIIFPVLGKLYVQDMTLSQLREDLERRLLEYLTDPMVSVRQLNFNITVLGEVKNPGQYTSASDKVTLLQALGMAGDMTDNGDRTKVKLVRHENGTDNTYVVDFTQKNITSSPYYYLQQNDVLYVEPDENKKIIAGTNPNRNLIFSIIGSGVAIISILISTLK; this comes from the coding sequence ATGGAAAATCAAAACCATAGCGCGGAGGCGGAAGTAAAGCAGGCCATTTTTGAAGGTACGCATTTGCAGACGGGAGATCTTTTGGATATAAAGGTAGCGGCTTTTGATGACAATGCCGTACGTCCCTTTAATCTTGCGACCATGACGCAGGCCGGAAACAGCGCAGAAGTTGTACAAAGTCAGTCAACTCAAAGCGGTCCGGTAGGATATCTTGTAAGCAATGAAGGATACATTATTTTTCCTGTTCTGGGAAAATTGTATGTTCAAGACATGACCCTTTCGCAATTACGCGAAGATCTGGAGAGACGTTTACTGGAATATTTAACCGATCCTATGGTTTCTGTGCGCCAGTTAAATTTTAACATTACGGTTTTAGGTGAAGTGAAAAACCCCGGGCAATACACCAGCGCCTCCGATAAAGTAACCTTACTGCAGGCCCTCGGTATGGCGGGAGATATGACGGACAACGGAGATCGTACGAAAGTGAAGCTTGTACGCCATGAAAATGGTACCGATAATACTTACGTCGTTGATTTCACCCAAAAAAACATTACCTCTTCGCCCTATTATTATTTGCAGCAAAACGACGTGCTTTACGTGGAACCTGACGAAAATAAAAAAATTATTGCGGGTACCAATCCTAACCGTAACCTTATTTTCTCTATTATCGGAAGCGGGGTTGCCATTATTTCAATCCTTATAAGTACTTTAAAATAA
- a CDS encoding SDR family oxidoreductase, which produces MSDFKNLKDKKILVTGGAGFIGSNLCDALLQNGAQVTCLDNFATGKRENIAPFLQNLQFTLIEGDIRDMETCQKACLDQDFVLHQAALGSVPRSIKDPVTSNEVNVGGFLKVLVAAKDAGVKRFIYAASSSTYGDSEGLPKVEDVIGKPLSPYAITKYVDELYADVFKRTYDFDTIGLRYFNVFGRRQDPNGAYAAVIPKFVMQLMAHESPIINGDGEYSRDFTYIDNVVLMNLLALTSENTESLNQVYNTAFGERTTLNDLVKYLKEYLADFDPKIADVEVKYGDYRKGDVPHSLASIDKAKNLLNYNPQFSMKDGLKEAVTWYWENLK; this is translated from the coding sequence ATGTCAGATTTTAAGAATTTAAAAGATAAAAAAATCCTCGTTACAGGCGGCGCGGGTTTTATCGGATCCAATCTTTGCGATGCACTGCTTCAAAACGGCGCACAGGTTACCTGTCTGGATAACTTTGCGACGGGCAAACGAGAAAATATCGCCCCTTTTTTACAAAATTTACAATTTACCTTAATTGAAGGTGATATCAGAGATATGGAAACCTGCCAGAAAGCATGTCTGGATCAGGATTTTGTTCTTCATCAGGCCGCTTTAGGTTCTGTGCCGCGGTCCATCAAGGATCCTGTTACCAGTAATGAAGTTAATGTGGGTGGTTTTCTTAAAGTGTTGGTTGCCGCTAAAGATGCCGGCGTCAAAAGATTTATTTATGCGGCCAGCTCTTCCACGTACGGTGATTCGGAAGGGTTACCGAAAGTAGAAGATGTGATCGGCAAGCCACTCTCTCCGTACGCCATCACAAAATATGTAGATGAACTGTACGCAGATGTTTTTAAACGGACGTACGACTTTGATACTATTGGCTTAAGATACTTTAATGTTTTCGGGAGGCGCCAGGACCCAAACGGCGCGTATGCGGCGGTGATCCCAAAATTTGTCATGCAATTAATGGCTCACGAATCTCCTATTATTAATGGAGACGGAGAATATTCACGGGATTTCACTTATATCGACAATGTCGTCTTAATGAACCTTTTAGCTCTAACGTCAGAAAACACCGAATCCTTAAACCAAGTGTATAATACGGCGTTTGGAGAACGAACCACGTTAAACGATTTAGTGAAATATCTCAAAGAATATCTGGCAGACTTCGATCCTAAAATTGCTGACGTTGAAGTGAAATATGGCGACTACCGAAAAGGTGATGTGCCCCACTCGCTGGCTAGCATTGATAAAGCAAAAAATTTACTGAATTATAATCCCCAGTTCTCCATGAAAGACGGTTTGAAAGAAGCGGTAACTTGGTATTGGGAGAATTTGAAATAA
- a CDS encoding tyrosine-protein kinase domain-containing protein, which produces MDEFTEQEDQSSFDLQAELHKYFKKWPWFLLSLLIAVLMAWLYLRYTPKEYSTSASVLISTGDTKNSSISMEDFSNLSLGGSIGANNLQDEIAIMKSKPILYNLVKKLNLDFQVANEGRVITTTVYDENPIFGNLEILDIKKYRSQSFILSPLNEVSFNLRQEDGPEKKYKFGQQIQIKNAVFTVYRRPMTKLKNPLKINLLRPDEVVNKLEQNIIAQQDSKNKSSIITLTLVGKIPQKSENILNELIKEYNIDAIDNKNLESQNTGKFIDGRLDLITKELGNIEDQKATFKRNNQITDLVTQAQLSVENANEATKKIMDVGTQLEMVNSVLSYAGSANNEQLLPSNLGMPSGLDNVINEYNQLVLTRNKTLKQATNSNPAVIQFNRDISSMRSLIKENLQKSRASLQSQIASLQNEVNQNKTAVAKFPGQEKIFRTIDRQQNIKEALYLFLLQKREETSISLAVTTPKARVVNPAYSLTNPVAPQGSKIYLIALVLGLALPFLVFYVYFFFDSKISNKGDVARVLPNVPLLAEVPTADKEAGDLISKNDLSIYAESFRILNTNVKFILGKIKGRAPVILFTSSVKGEGKTTVSINSALSLSSNKKVVLIGADLRNPQLKRYVPSSAVGLADFLADSEINIEDIITSSGLSQNLDIIDSGTIPPNPTDLLEDPRLKLLLDDLVTRYDYVLIDSAPMMMVSDSFHILALSDMLVYVVRAKYTEKNLLKYAKIVAADENVAKMGIALNDVQKDDLRYGYGGKYGYGYYTEEKKSFWNRLRNRF; this is translated from the coding sequence ATGGACGAATTTACTGAACAGGAAGACCAATCCTCCTTTGATTTGCAGGCGGAACTGCATAAATATTTCAAAAAATGGCCCTGGTTTCTACTTTCCCTGCTTATAGCGGTGCTGATGGCGTGGCTATACCTGCGTTACACACCGAAAGAATATTCGACAAGCGCTTCAGTCCTCATTTCGACGGGAGATACAAAAAACAGTTCCATCAGTATGGAAGACTTCTCCAATCTTTCTCTGGGAGGAAGTATTGGCGCAAATAATCTTCAGGATGAGATTGCGATTATGAAGTCCAAACCTATTCTCTACAATTTGGTTAAAAAACTTAATCTTGATTTTCAGGTAGCGAATGAAGGCAGAGTGATTACAACCACTGTTTACGACGAAAACCCCATCTTTGGAAATCTGGAAATCCTGGATATAAAAAAATACCGGTCACAGTCCTTTATTTTATCGCCACTTAATGAGGTAAGTTTCAACTTACGCCAGGAAGACGGCCCGGAAAAAAAATATAAATTCGGACAGCAGATCCAAATTAAAAATGCCGTTTTCACGGTTTATCGCCGGCCGATGACGAAACTGAAGAATCCCCTGAAGATAAATCTTCTCCGCCCGGATGAAGTAGTGAATAAACTCGAGCAAAACATTATCGCACAACAGGATTCCAAAAACAAATCGAGCATCATCACACTGACGCTGGTTGGTAAAATCCCGCAAAAATCTGAAAATATTTTAAACGAGTTGATCAAGGAATATAACATTGATGCGATTGACAACAAAAATTTAGAGTCTCAAAATACAGGTAAATTTATTGACGGACGGCTGGATCTTATTACCAAAGAATTAGGAAATATAGAAGATCAAAAAGCCACCTTTAAGCGAAATAATCAAATCACCGATCTGGTGACGCAGGCGCAGTTATCCGTAGAAAACGCCAACGAGGCGACGAAAAAAATAATGGATGTCGGGACGCAGCTGGAAATGGTGAACTCTGTTTTAAGCTACGCCGGGTCTGCCAATAACGAACAGCTTTTACCAAGCAATCTGGGGATGCCGTCTGGTTTAGATAATGTCATCAACGAATACAATCAACTGGTTTTAACCAGAAATAAAACCTTAAAGCAAGCAACCAACAGTAATCCGGCGGTTATTCAGTTCAACAGAGACATTTCTTCGATGCGCAGTTTGATCAAAGAAAATTTACAAAAGTCCCGGGCTTCACTTCAGTCCCAAATAGCATCGTTGCAAAATGAAGTCAATCAAAATAAAACGGCGGTTGCTAAATTTCCGGGTCAGGAAAAAATCTTTAGAACAATCGACCGTCAGCAGAATATCAAAGAGGCACTTTACTTATTCCTCCTTCAAAAACGGGAAGAAACTTCGATCTCTCTGGCCGTTACTACGCCAAAAGCGCGCGTGGTGAACCCCGCCTACAGTCTGACAAACCCTGTAGCACCCCAAGGTTCCAAAATTTATCTGATTGCTTTGGTCTTAGGTTTAGCACTGCCCTTCTTAGTGTTTTACGTTTATTTCTTTTTTGATTCAAAAATATCGAATAAGGGAGACGTCGCCAGAGTTCTTCCTAATGTTCCATTGCTGGCAGAAGTGCCTACCGCAGATAAAGAAGCCGGTGATCTCATCTCGAAAAATGATTTATCCATCTATGCGGAATCTTTTAGAATCCTCAATACGAACGTCAAATTCATACTCGGTAAAATAAAGGGCCGTGCTCCCGTCATTTTATTCACCTCCTCGGTAAAAGGGGAAGGTAAAACGACGGTATCTATTAATTCTGCTTTAAGTTTGAGCTCCAATAAAAAAGTAGTTTTAATCGGTGCCGATTTACGGAATCCCCAGTTGAAAAGATATGTTCCTTCCAGTGCGGTAGGACTTGCTGATTTTTTAGCTGATTCCGAAATCAATATCGAAGATATCATTACAAGTTCAGGCCTAAGTCAAAATCTGGATATTATTGATTCCGGGACCATTCCGCCCAACCCCACCGATTTATTGGAAGATCCCAGACTTAAATTATTACTTGATGATTTGGTTACGCGTTATGATTACGTACTAATCGATTCGGCCCCAATGATGATGGTGAGCGACAGCTTCCACATTTTAGCGCTTTCCGACATGCTGGTTTACGTTGTCCGTGCGAAATACACGGAGAAAAATCTGTTGAAATATGCGAAAATAGTCGCAGCCGACGAAAACGTGGCAAAAATGGGAATTGCACTGAATGATGTGCAGAAGGATGATTTGCGCTACGGGTACGGCGGCAAATACGGTTACGGCTACTACACCGAGGAGAAAAAAAGTTTTTGGAACCGTCTTCGCAACCGATTTTAA